The DNA sequence CTAAAGGGATATAAAGAAAAAGAAGGTGATAAAAAGGACTTTACAAAGATAGGAGATTATTTCAATTCTGAAGGCATTGAAATGGTTATTCACACGATACATAGTGATTATTTTACCGATAAAAATCGTGATTTATATTTCAAAAATGTACCTCCGAGTTTTCTCCATAGATCTCTGGTCTTTATAGATCCAGACATCGGATTAGAGATTAAAAATTCTACAGAAAAACATCTTTTATATCGAGAAGCTAAGTATATTTACGAAAGTATGGATGATGATTCTATCCTTATGATTTACCAACATTTCCCAAGAGAAGAGCACGAAGAATACCTTAAAAGAAGATCAAAAGACTTGAAGGCAACATTAGATAATCAGCCGATATACCTGTCCGACAATGAGATCATATTCTTCCTCTTACCCAAGAATGATGAAATACTAGGCAAGCTTACTAGCACAATTAATAAGTACAAGCTTAATTATTCTGCTAAATTAGATACAAATATCTACAATTTGAGCAAATAACTGGGGTTGGAAAAGGACATCGAAGAGGAGAGAAATAGAAGAGCTGGAGAAATACAGTCAGTTAGGTAGAACTGAGTTGAGGATCTGTTGTTGAAGGTGCCTTTTCGTTGGTATGAACCCCTCAAAAGTCCTTGTTACTTCTTCCAGAAGCTTCTTCTGCGCTGTACTTAAATTTGGCGATGCCTGCAAACCCTTCAAAACGGCGATGGCCTCGATCGTCTTGTTGATCTGATCTGCAGGCGTTACCTGCTCAGCTGCTTTTTCCTCTCGCTTCAGCGGGACAGGTTTTGCACCACCCAGCAGCCTTCGTACTACCTGATAATCGTCTTCGTACCTGTTTTTACTCCGTGCAGGCTGATACAACGGCCAGAATACGAGTGGACGTGAGTTGTAATTTACTGTCATGCCTTCTCGATAATCCTCCGATTCTCGAATCGCTTCAATTTTTGCTTTAAATGTCGTTCCCGGATTAGCTACTCGTCTGAGTACTGAAATATCCGCGTTCTGCTCATATAAAAGTGAGGCGACATTTTCACAGCCCAGTTTCCCAAACGAGACCACAATTTCTGGCTGTACGATCTTTAAAAGCTCTCTGATGTGCCCGCGGCAGCAGGTCAAATAGCCATGAAAATGTTTCTGTGGCTCGATATTATTACCAAAGCAGAGCATCGAATTAATCATGAACACGCCGTTCATCTCTAGAAACCTGTCTACCTGTTGGTCGTCATAAGGGCCATTCAACAGATTTCTCCAAAAATTTCTCCAACTCGGACCCCAGGTGTTAATTCGTTTTTGGTAACTATCCAACGGAAAATTGTGCTCGCTTTCTCGCTGGCAAAAGCAGGGGAAATGCTTGTAATCGATCCCAATGATCATCAATTTCGTCTTCTCAGTTCTTCGAAAAAGCATACAGCGATCCAGCCAGGGCAGCATACCAATCGCGAATTTGCGAGATCCTAGCTGCGCTACGATTTCACCAAAATTGGAGGATCGCTTGAAGATGGTGCGTAAATCAGTATCTTCCCGTTGAATCGCCTTGCACTGTTCGATAATGAGATCTTCCGTGGACAACTTAGCGAGCGGAAGAGGGCGTACTAACGCGTTTACAGGATGGTCATCGCGGGAGGGATAGGTCAATGCGCAGTTATTGCAGCGAGTTATCCGCTCCAGAAGCGAGGAAAGAGCACCGTTTTGATCGAGTAACTTGTAGCCTTTGATGATCTGTGAAACCTGCTCGCGGGAATAGTTTTCCATAATTCAATCATGAGTCCTGCGTCATTTAAAAGAACTCGTCGATCTGTGCCGCAGTTGGGTAACTTCGCGTCGTTTAAATCAACGGTTGGATGAGCAAGGTACCGTAGTGAAAACAGTAGGTACTCTCACTTCCGCCGCCGCGTGGAGTATGCACCCTTTGGAATAACTTTGATATAATTGTTAATATAAGCACAGCATTTTTAAAAATAGCTATTTATATGGTGTAGGAGATAACGGAATAGAGATAACAGGCAAATATGTGGCGACTGGAGTTATCGAATGACCAATAATGCGACAACAATCGAAGTCACATGGAATGGGCCTTATAGTTGGTTAGGCTTTGAGCAGGAAAATAACTTAGCCCCCATTCCCAACACACCGGGGGTTTATCTCCAGACGTTTGAATACCAAAATGGTTATCTGATCTACGCTGCGGGGCTCACACGCAGACCAGCCCCCAAGCGCTTTAGAGAGCATACCGGTAAATACATGAACGGCGAATACACCGTTCTGGACATCGCGGCTGCACAACAGGGAATCAGAAAGGAGATATGGCATGGATGGGGCTATGCGCGCAATCATCGAGCAGAATTTGAAGAACGGAAGTCGACAATTCTATGTGCGGTCTACAAACAATTTGCTGGTTTTCGTATCTTTGTTGCAGATATAGGAACAGAGCCACGTATTCTTGAACGACTTGAGGCCTCAATAATGAAAAATCTATACCAACAGCCCCCACCAATCTGTGATATCCCCGATGAACGTGTGCAGCTAACACCCCGGTGGGATTCTGAAAATCCAATTATTGTCAAGAATAACTGTGCAGCGGTTCTTCATGGACTTCCTGCTGTTCTTGAGATATAGCGGTGTGGAAATCGTTGAACAAGGAGCTCCACGGGACGGGAAGTCGCGCACCTAAAATTCTAGTTTTGATAGTCAAGAGTGCTGCTATTTCGGATAAAATAAATGTGGTTGAATCAATAATCATAGCCAATTTTCTATTTTATCCCAATTATTTGCACTTCTAAAAATTAAATATTACTTATTCACTTAAAGAAAAATTTCCTTTTCCTAATCGCGTTAGTCAATCTACCTAAAAATCCTTTTTTAGATATTTTTGACTCAAATTCTTTAGTGGATGTTGATTTTTCTATATGTTTTATTATGCCGCTAGTTTCTGTTTTACCTTCTTCAAAATATTTTTCCAACGCTTTGAATGACTGGGCAAGAACTCTTTTACTCTTCGCTTCCCCCCTATTAAGCAATCTTTTTAACATAAAATCATATTCATACAGTATTCTGCTATTTTTTATTATAGCTGCCCTTAACATGATATGTTTATAATCAGGTTCTGTTTTCTTCCTAATAAATTTATTGACACACTTAAACTCTTCATGAGTTAAATTCATAGCGACAGTTGCATGGAAATAGAACTTCTTTTCCAAATCAAATGATTTAAGGCGGCAATAAGATTTAATTGCTTTGGACAATTCCCATCTGAATTCATCTAATTTTTCACTTGGATTTATATCAATATAAACAACTCGATTATCTTTAAAAGTATTAAACCCCACAACCTTATATTTCATAACTTCATATTTCTTACATAATCTGTTAAAATCAGAAACAAGTTTTCCTTCATTTTGTGTATGAAAAGGTCCTGCAAGCGTTACGTG is a window from the Methanomicrobia archaeon genome containing:
- a CDS encoding 2'-5' RNA ligase family protein, with the protein product MTHYLIEFRFFGKARGKAKKLIRDVDRKCDIKLSYRPVPHVTLAGPFHTQNEGKLVSDFNRLCKKYEVMKYKVVGFNTFKDNRVVYIDINPSEKLDEFRWELSKAIKSYCRLKSFDLEKKFYFHATVAMNLTHEEFKCVNKFIRKKTEPDYKHIMLRAAIIKNSRILYEYDFMLKRLLNRGEAKSKRVLAQSFKALEKYFEEGKTETSGIIKHIEKSTSTKEFESKISKKGFLGRLTNAIRKRKFFFK